TCACGCAGTTCCCGAAGCCGGATAAAGTGCCGGCGCGAATCCTCGGCTTTCGGAGCTAACGGCGGCACCGTCATAAGGCCCTCGATCTGCAGCCGGCCCAGGTCGAGGATTCGATCTAAATTCTGCAGCAACGCTGCAGGCGCGAATCCGAATTTGGACGCTTCCCCCGCAACATTCACCTGAAGACACACCCGCGGGTGCAGACCTTCCTCCGCACTGATTCTGGACAAATGATGCACTAAATCGATCGAATCGACGCTGTGGATGACCTGAAACAGGGAGAGGACCTGGCGCACTTTATTGCTCTGCAGATGGCCGATAAAGTGCCAACGCAAGCGCGAGGGCAATTCCGGGATCTTGATGCGCGCCTCCTGCACCTTGCTTTCGGCAAAATCGGTCTGCCCGGCGGCCACCGCTTCCCGAATCACTTCCGGCGAGTGCGTTTTACTTACTGCCAACATCAGCACCTCTTCGGGTGCGCGGCCGGCGCGCCGGGCACTCTCGGCGATCCGGGTACGGACTTGTTCCAGGTTTGTGGCGATATCAACGTCCATGGGGTCAATCGAGGAGAAAGGAAAATGGCCGCCGTCCCGGGCAACGCAAAAGATAATCGCGCAAAAAGATAATGCGGATGAGAGACCCTTGATCAAGCCGCGTGGCGCGAAACGAGCCACAAGTGGCTCTTAGCCCCCGTGTGCTGCCCCATGCAAATTGAAACCTTCAAGGTTTTCTGTGATCTGGTTGAGACCGCCAGCTTTTCCAAAGCCGCCGAGCTAAATTCCATAACGCAAAGCGCCGTCAGCCAGCAGATCCGTGGCCTGGAGCAGAAATTCAAAGTGGCCCTGATCGAACGCGGGAAAAAACATTTTCTGGTCACCGCCGAGGGGCGGGTGTTCCTGGAGGCCGGCAAAGAGATTCTGCGTGCGTACGGCAGCCTTGGCGACCGGATCCGGCAGTTGCAGGCGATGGTCGTCGGCGAACTCAAGATCGCCACCGTTCACAGCATCGGCCTGTACCAATTGCCCCGGAACCTGAAGGCGTTTCGAAGTTCCTTTCCCGCCGTGCAGATCGTGGTGGAGTATTTACATTCAAGCCAGGTCTACGACCAAGTGGCCTCGGGCGGAGCCGATCTGGGCTTGGTGGCCTTTCCGAACCGTCGCAAGGGCATGCTGGTCGAGAGTTACTGGAAAGATAAACTCGTGCTGATCTGCCACCCTGGCCATCACCTGGCAAAACAGCAGAGAGTCACCTTGTCGGCCTTGCAGGGTGAACCTTTCATTTCATTCGAAGCAGACAACCCGACGCGCAAAGCCATCAACCGTTTTTTGAAACAAAACCGGGCACGACTCCGTCGCACGATGGAGTGTCACAATCTGGAGACGCTCAAACGGGCGGTCGCGATCGAGAACGGCATTTCGATTGTCCCTTTCGTCACCGTGCGCGAGGAACGCCGGGCCGGCACCCTGGCCACCGTGGAGATTGAGCCGCCGGAAATGTGGCAGCCGATCGGCTTGGTGCAACGCCGGAACCGGATTCCGCCGAGGGTCGTGCAGGCGTTTGTGACGATGCTGAGAAGGAGAAAAATGCTTTGAAAAATGCTTTAAATCGCGCCCGCCGCCGCCCCCGCTCGCCATACCAAGGCGCCCGGGCGTCCGCGCCGTCCTCGATTCAATTCGGATTCGGCGTGGATTCGACCAGGCCCAGCGTCAAACCTGCGCCGAACCCGACGATGGCGGCTTGATAGGCCGTGATCGGGCCAACCGATTCGTCGATCGTGCCTTCGGGCAGATGACGGCGCGAGAACACGATCGGGGTAAGATAATGGCTGATCTCACTCGTATCCGGCAAACTGGACGGATCGACGTAATTGGTCAGGGTGGGCACGAGCGCAGACCCCAGAATCGCCATCGGCCGCAGCGTCGGATAAATTTTTTCAAATGCGGGCTTGGTGTCCAGGTAAGCAAATGCATCGGTTGCCGGCGCAACGGCGCCGGCCGCCGTCTGATAACGCTCTGAGCGATTTATCCCGACCTGATGCACCCGCAAGCGCCGGACGGTCTCCGCGAAACCGGCCGGGCTGCCGGCCAGCACCAGTTGCTGGTCAATGATGCCGAGCGCGAGCGTGACCGGCTGGTCCTTCGTCCCGGTCTCCAACAGGAATACCGGGACCTGTTCGACCGTGGTGGAACGTGCGCAGTTAGCGAAATGGCTTTTCACCACCTTTTCCATGCACGCGCGCACCCGCGGGACATCCCGGAGCCCCACGCTGAAAACCGGCTGGAAGACGTCCGTCACCCGGTCGCGTTCAATCACGATTTCCAGATCGCTGAGCAGCGGGTCAAGCTCGCAGATGTCAACGCCGGCCTTGGTCAGCCCCTCGAAGTACTGGTCAACGGTGGCAGCGACGGCGGAACGCTCCGCAGCGGCATGCACCAGGTTTCGCCAGGCGGACGGCACCAGGTGCGTGCTGGCATAAAACAGCGTGCCCGTGCTCGTAGCCTCAAGCGCCTTTCGGGAAAGGGGCGCCGTGCCGGCGTCGCCGTCGCATGCACCCAGGGTAAAAACCTGGTCCCGAACCTGGGTACCGTCGAGGCTGGTCGTCGCGATCAACGCCCGCCGGGTTTTCGCCTGCGGATCGCACCCGGGCATCACCCGTTCGATCATTTCCGCCACCGGCCCCTGTGCGAACGTCATCACGTCGGGGCCGGCCTGCACCTTGCCCTGACACCGCTGAAACGTCTCGCAGGTCTCCAAGCCGGCCCGCGCCTGCGTTCGCCGCTCAAACGCCGCTTTCACCGCCGCCGGATCCGGGCTGAACAGCAACCAGCTGCCGCAACGGATTCCATACACCGTGGTGATCACGGGGTCCTTCGGCCGCGCCGGCTGGCTGCTTACCGTGTCGGGAGAAAGTTCGGAAAATTCGCCCCCGAAAAAATCCGCGGCGAGCGTGCGAGCGTCCGCCTGCCAACCCCGCAGATTGCTGGCGCAACGCAAACCGATGATCCACTCACGGCGCAGCAGATCGGTGGTGCAAAAAAACCCGGAAGTCGGCTGTAATTTCAGCAGGCGCGTCCAGATTAACTGGTAGCCTTTCGGCAGTGCCTTCCACGGGTACCCGACAAAGCGTCGCACCGACGGTTCTTTAAGGATGTGGCTCACCGCCGTTGCCGGCCACCGCTCGGCCGTGCGCGCCAGATTGGGGCATTCGATGAAGAGCTGAGCCTCAGCGGGTGCCAGACGCACCGCCGGTATCACCGTTTGATCAAGGTGCCAAAGGACCATTCCGGTCACCACACAGACGACCAAGGCACTCCCCACAAGGAACCGCTTCATGAACAAGCGCGTAGCAAAGCGCGTTTGGCGCTTATTGTCCAGCATGCTTTCGCACTACGCAGCCAGAAGCGCGGTTGCCCTAGCCCTTTCCGCGGAGCGCTGCGCCTCCGAAGGCGAAGCCGGCCGGCGGCTGCGGTAGCCCTCGATTGCCCGGGTCCAGAACGGATTCATAAGCTGCCCTGGCGTCCGCCAGATCAGGTCATGAAGACGGGCCACGGTCGGGCCGTCGGCCAGTACGGCGCGTTTCTCACGCGCGCTGAGGGCATCCGGACCTTCGCGGAACAGTTTTGCAGCCAGACCGGCCACATAGTCTTCCACTGCCGGCGCATTACGCACCCGCTTCGGCTGCAAGGATGCATGCACCGCGTTGTAATAAGGATCAAGCAACGCGTGCACCAACCCATCCCCGTCCCGGAGGTTCAGACGATAGTTGTGGATGAGTTCCGGTGCCGGCGCCGTCTCCTCCGGCGTTTGAAAAAACCGGGATAACACCCCCTTGCGGCCGCTTAGCTGCACGACCGGTGCAGCCAGCCAGAGCCCGAGCAGAATCGGCGCCAGCCAGACCGCATAATCATGACCGATCCACCACGCCGCCGGGCCGAACACCGCGGCGGCCGCCGGCAAAGGCCAGTACTCAGCCAGGACGTCGCGCCATCGCGGACCGTTGCCCCCGTCGCGCGTCTGCGTGTGCCACGAGACGGTTTGGCCCGCCAGGTTGCGCAGCACAAAACGGGTGTGAAACCAGACCATTACCGGGACGGTCAGAACGGAAAATAACGTCTCGAGAATCACCCCGGCGGTCACCCGCCATGGGCCCCCGTACGATTTCAGCTCGTGCGGACGTGAGAACAGGTGCAGGAGGCTCAGCAGTTTCGGCCCGAAAAGAAGCGATAACGTCAGGAGAAAAAGCACCAGCGAGGATGCCGGGGCTGCGTTTCCGGCCCGGTGACGCAAGTGATCCAGCGCCGCCTGCAAACCGCCCGCCAGAATGAACAGCAGCAAAAGCGGCGCCGAGGCGTAGGCCAGAATGCCTTGAATCAGATGCAACCGGCTGATACCCCGGACCCCGCGCGCCAGCAGAAACCAGGCGTGTTGCAGGTTCCCCTGGCACCAGCGCCGGTCTCGCTTGACGTATTCCGTCAGGTTCGGAGGCAGGCCCTCGTAGCTTCCGTCAAGGTCGTAGGCAAACCACACTTCCCAGCCATGGGCACGCATCAGCGCCGCCTCCACAAAGTCATGGCTCAGGATCCGGCCTCCGAGCGGTTCCGACCCGGGAAGTTCGGGCAACCCGCAGCAGGTCAGAAAGGGCGCGATGCGGATAATCGCGTTATGCCCCCAGTAATTTCCCGTCTCCTGCTGCCAAAAGTTCAGGCCCGCGGCAAAAATCGGTGAATACACCCGGGCAGCAAACTGCTGCACCCGGCCGAACAGCGTCTCCGCCTTGGCCAACCGCGGCATGGTCTGGATGATACCGGCCCGGGGATTGACCTCCATGAGTCGAACCAAAGAGGCCACCGCTTCACCCGTCATGATGCTGTCGGCATCCAGCACCACCATATACCGGTGCCGGTGCCCCCACCGGCGGCAGAAATCAGCCACGTTGCCGCTCTTGCGATTCACCGGAAGCTTGCGCCGCCGGTAATGGATACGGCCGAAACCGTCTGCTTGCCGGCACAGATCCGTCCACGCCAATTCCTCCATCACCGCCCGCGACGGATCGGTTGAATCGCTCAGGATATAAAACTCGAAGGCCTCCAGTTCCCCGCGCCGGCGAAGCGATTCATACAAGGCTCTCAGGTTTCCAAAGACGGTGGCAGGGTCCTCGTTGAAAACCGGTATAATCACCGCCGTCGACGCCAAAGGGGTCGACGGGTCGAGTGTATTCGTGATTTTCAGGGGTTCATTTCCATCGGCCAGCGCGAGAAAGCCGAGAAACGCCTGCGTGAAACCAAACGCCAGCCCGGCGAACAAAAGGGCAAAAAGAGCGAAACTCAGTGCTCGCAGAGGCGTCCAGCCTTCCGCGGTATAAATGTCCGATAAGAGCCACAAACCCAGCAGGAACAGTCCTGCCGTTACCATCAACACCGCCAGACGCCGGCTGCGTACTTTGTTTTCAAATGCCTGTTCCAGGCTGACGGAACCGGCAAATTGCACAAACCGGGCGGCTTTATTCCCACCCATATTCCCATTCATGTTAGCGAAGGGTCTGACGTAAAAAACCCGGCAAATGTTCAGTTGAACCCGCCCGGCCCGGGATCGCGCAAACCCTCCTCAGGAGGTTTTAAAGGCTGGTGAAGGCGAGAATCGCCAGGGCTGCCAATCCTAAAATCCACGCCAGCACCCGGCTGTTGCCGGCCGGGGCAAAGCGTTCCGCCAGCTGCCTCAGGCGCATACCCCACCCGGTTAACTCGAGAGGTTTGGGCATG
This genomic stretch from Verrucomicrobiota bacterium harbors:
- a CDS encoding YggS family pyridoxal phosphate-dependent enzyme, which gives rise to MDVDIATNLEQVRTRIAESARRAGRAPEEVLMLAVSKTHSPEVIREAVAAGQTDFAESKVQEARIKIPELPSRLRWHFIGHLQSNKVRQVLSLFQVIHSVDSIDLVHHLSRISAEEGLHPRVCLQVNVAGEASKFGFAPAALLQNLDRILDLGRLQIEGLMTVPPLAPKAEDSRRHFIRLRELRDEIERRTGIRLPHLSMGMSHDYPVAVEEGATMVRIGTAIFGERRRA
- a CDS encoding LysR family transcriptional regulator — translated: MQIETFKVFCDLVETASFSKAAELNSITQSAVSQQIRGLEQKFKVALIERGKKHFLVTAEGRVFLEAGKEILRAYGSLGDRIRQLQAMVVGELKIATVHSIGLYQLPRNLKAFRSSFPAVQIVVEYLHSSQVYDQVASGGADLGLVAFPNRRKGMLVESYWKDKLVLICHPGHHLAKQQRVTLSALQGEPFISFEADNPTRKAINRFLKQNRARLRRTMECHNLETLKRAVAIENGISIVPFVTVREERRAGTLATVEIEPPEMWQPIGLVQRRNRIPPRVVQAFVTMLRRRKML
- the mdoH gene encoding glucans biosynthesis glucosyltransferase MdoH, with amino-acid sequence MGGNKAARFVQFAGSVSLEQAFENKVRSRRLAVLMVTAGLFLLGLWLLSDIYTAEGWTPLRALSFALFALLFAGLAFGFTQAFLGFLALADGNEPLKITNTLDPSTPLASTAVIIPVFNEDPATVFGNLRALYESLRRRGELEAFEFYILSDSTDPSRAVMEELAWTDLCRQADGFGRIHYRRRKLPVNRKSGNVADFCRRWGHRHRYMVVLDADSIMTGEAVASLVRLMEVNPRAGIIQTMPRLAKAETLFGRVQQFAARVYSPIFAAGLNFWQQETGNYWGHNAIIRIAPFLTCCGLPELPGSEPLGGRILSHDFVEAALMRAHGWEVWFAYDLDGSYEGLPPNLTEYVKRDRRWCQGNLQHAWFLLARGVRGISRLHLIQGILAYASAPLLLLFILAGGLQAALDHLRHRAGNAAPASSLVLFLLTLSLLFGPKLLSLLHLFSRPHELKSYGGPWRVTAGVILETLFSVLTVPVMVWFHTRFVLRNLAGQTVSWHTQTRDGGNGPRWRDVLAEYWPLPAAAAVFGPAAWWIGHDYAVWLAPILLGLWLAAPVVQLSGRKGVLSRFFQTPEETAPAPELIHNYRLNLRDGDGLVHALLDPYYNAVHASLQPKRVRNAPAVEDYVAGLAAKLFREGPDALSAREKRAVLADGPTVARLHDLIWRTPGQLMNPFWTRAIEGYRSRRPASPSEAQRSAERARATALLAA